Proteins encoded by one window of Cuniculiplasma divulgatum:
- a CDS encoding SCP2 sterol-binding domain-containing protein, with translation MLDKYGNDEDVKKEIATMEKTFQFAPTDGEAYYVKVTKGEVTFNMGTDSAPTATISGKEETLLSLFNGTIDPVMSYMTGKIKISGDLMSATKMTGLVKKLRK, from the coding sequence ATGTTAGATAAATATGGAAATGATGAGGATGTAAAGAAAGAAATTGCCACTATGGAAAAAACATTCCAGTTTGCCCCTACAGATGGTGAGGCCTATTATGTCAAGGTAACCAAGGGTGAAGTAACATTCAATATGGGAACTGATTCAGCACCTACCGCAACAATTAGTGGAAAGGAAGAGACGTTATTGAGCCTTTTCAATGGCACAATTGATCCTGTAATGTCATACATGACAGGAAAAATTAAGATTTCTGGAGATCTCATGAGCGCAACAAAAATGACGGGTCTTGTGAAGAAACTCAGGAAGTGA
- a CDS encoding 3-hydroxyacyl-CoA dehydrogenase/enoyl-CoA hydratase family protein, whose translation MEIKQVTVIGSGLMGSGIAQVIATAGFRVNLFDSYPEALDKGKSGIEKSLARLVKAGRMKSEDQNLVMERIMFYKEMEPSLKGSQLVIEAVPEIPELKEEVFNSVEKFAEPDAVLATNTSNIRITEIAGMLKRPERLVGMHFFNPPVMMKLVEVIRGEKSSEENFQEVYNFSKKIGKEPIKVLKDTAGFVVNRISAPESLYFILLLEKKVDSPESIDAFAKSQALPMGPYELMDYVGIDTVLHSLDYYSKTLSSAYGNTTIPLKMVKEKKLGIKTGEGFYKWKDGKAQIPKANPSSKVELLDVFCLEINEAVKLIEEGVASPDDIEKGFCLGMNRPFGPVSVAKGLSNKEVKDKLTQLYEKFGADIFKPAKSIEDGRMKEAMDGRLKNSSNVKNSVNEVGKLIKVTISGKVARIELNNGKNNLLNTNVLKELDGVIDKLWNDREVFVIVIAGNENVFSAGAELTQFIPDFMDFMEHSRKGQRIFRKLSEIPKIVIAEMRGYVLGGGFELSLNCDIRVSHSECVIGFPETTIGLLPGWSGSQKLAKLIGMSRASYLILTGERFTGDVARDYGIVSRLYPKEELREKTMEFARELSEKVSPIAAALSKKLIYKGSEVPADVGLEMESIAMGNLYNSKDFMEGISAFVQKRKPDYKYQ comes from the coding sequence ATGGAAATTAAGCAGGTTACGGTTATAGGATCAGGATTAATGGGTAGCGGAATAGCTCAGGTTATTGCCACTGCAGGTTTCAGGGTAAACCTGTTTGATAGTTATCCTGAAGCACTGGATAAGGGAAAGTCAGGCATAGAAAAAAGCCTAGCAAGACTTGTAAAGGCTGGGAGGATGAAGAGCGAGGACCAGAACCTTGTGATGGAAAGAATCATGTTCTATAAGGAAATGGAGCCATCTCTTAAGGGATCGCAGCTTGTGATAGAAGCTGTTCCTGAAATTCCGGAACTAAAGGAAGAAGTTTTCAATTCTGTTGAAAAGTTTGCGGAACCAGATGCAGTCCTGGCTACCAATACTTCAAATATAAGAATAACTGAAATAGCAGGCATGCTGAAAAGACCAGAGAGGCTGGTTGGAATGCATTTCTTCAATCCACCAGTCATGATGAAACTGGTAGAAGTTATAAGAGGGGAAAAATCATCTGAAGAGAACTTTCAGGAAGTGTATAACTTTTCGAAGAAAATAGGAAAGGAGCCAATAAAAGTACTAAAGGATACTGCAGGATTTGTTGTAAACAGGATCAGTGCACCTGAATCACTTTATTTCATCCTTCTACTGGAGAAAAAAGTAGATTCACCTGAGTCCATTGATGCGTTTGCGAAGAGCCAGGCTTTACCCATGGGACCTTATGAGCTTATGGATTATGTAGGAATTGATACAGTACTACATTCTCTGGATTACTACAGCAAAACTCTCTCCAGTGCATATGGAAACACAACCATACCTTTGAAGATGGTTAAAGAGAAAAAGCTGGGAATTAAAACGGGGGAAGGCTTTTACAAATGGAAAGACGGAAAGGCGCAAATACCTAAGGCAAATCCATCCTCAAAGGTGGAACTTTTGGATGTGTTCTGTCTGGAAATCAATGAGGCAGTAAAGCTCATAGAAGAAGGTGTTGCAAGCCCGGATGATATTGAAAAGGGATTCTGTCTCGGAATGAATAGACCATTTGGTCCAGTCTCTGTAGCTAAAGGTCTTTCTAACAAGGAAGTAAAGGATAAACTGACACAGTTATATGAAAAGTTTGGCGCAGATATATTCAAACCTGCCAAATCCATTGAAGATGGTAGAATGAAGGAGGCGATGGATGGTAGGTTGAAGAACTCATCGAATGTTAAGAATTCGGTAAATGAAGTAGGGAAACTTATCAAAGTCACAATTTCCGGAAAGGTGGCAAGAATTGAGCTGAATAACGGAAAAAACAATCTCCTAAATACAAATGTTCTAAAGGAACTTGACGGAGTTATTGATAAACTATGGAATGACAGAGAAGTCTTCGTTATTGTAATTGCAGGTAATGAGAATGTATTTTCTGCAGGGGCTGAGCTTACTCAATTCATACCTGATTTCATGGATTTCATGGAACACTCAAGAAAAGGCCAGAGAATATTCAGGAAGCTATCTGAAATTCCAAAAATTGTTATTGCAGAAATGAGAGGTTATGTTTTAGGTGGTGGCTTTGAACTGTCACTAAACTGCGATATAAGGGTTTCACACAGCGAATGTGTGATAGGATTCCCTGAAACAACTATAGGTCTGCTGCCAGGATGGAGTGGGAGCCAGAAGCTTGCGAAACTTATCGGTATGTCAAGGGCTTCCTATCTAATTCTAACAGGAGAGAGATTTACAGGGGATGTCGCCCGCGATTATGGTATAGTGTCCAGACTGTATCCGAAGGAAGAACTCAGGGAAAAGACGATGGAATTTGCAAGGGAACTGAGCGAAAAGGTGTCACCCATTGCTGCAGCCCTCTCAAAGAAGTTAATATACAAGGGATCTGAGGTGCCTGCGGATGTTGGACTGGAAATGGAATCCATAGCCATGGGAAACCTCTATAATTCAAAGGATTTCATGGAAGGAATTTCTGCCTTTGTTCAGAAACGGAAACCAGATTACAAATACCAGTAA
- the pdo gene encoding protein disulfide oxidoreductase gives MQLINDEYRTKLKEQFSTTMVDEVTIKVFKDDNKSCQYCNDTEQLMREIAEITDKVKVEIHELGDEESKKYKIEKAPVVILFSDRFQNGNVRYFGIPSGYEFRSIIEDIETFSTGKIELRESTIDKLKTIEKPVSIRVFITPTCPYCPSAVRMAHNFALVNPNITGDMVESYEFEEEAEAAAVSSVPHTTISNIDEPIIGAQPEEIFLDQVLFSAAQAP, from the coding sequence ATGCAATTAATAAATGATGAATATAGAACAAAATTAAAAGAACAGTTTTCTACCACAATGGTGGATGAAGTTACAATTAAGGTCTTCAAGGATGATAATAAGTCGTGCCAGTACTGCAACGATACAGAACAGCTAATGAGGGAGATAGCAGAAATAACAGATAAGGTTAAGGTTGAGATACATGAACTTGGAGATGAGGAATCAAAGAAATATAAAATAGAAAAGGCTCCAGTGGTCATACTATTTTCAGACAGATTCCAGAATGGAAATGTGAGATACTTTGGGATTCCATCAGGTTATGAATTCAGGTCTATAATTGAAGATATAGAAACATTCTCCACTGGGAAGATAGAACTCAGGGAAAGCACAATTGATAAGTTAAAAACCATTGAAAAACCGGTCAGCATAAGAGTGTTTATAACACCAACCTGCCCATACTGCCCTTCAGCAGTTAGAATGGCACACAATTTTGCCCTTGTGAACCCAAATATTACTGGAGATATGGTAGAATCATACGAATTTGAAGAAGAGGCAGAAGCCGCAGCAGTTTCAAGCGTTCCACACACAACCATAAGTAATATTGATGAGCCAATAATCGGAGCCCAACCCGAAGAGATATTCCTCGATCAGGTTCTATTTTCAGCAGCCCAGGCACCATAA
- a CDS encoding MBL fold metallo-hydrolase, with amino-acid sequence MKLLKIRKITVGPLMTDCYILSNSDECVIVDAGGNPEKIIEEIEKFNLKPKFIIATHGHFDHFLAAREIQRKYDIPFYINEKDKEMLQSKDYSAEHFIKGLKAEIPDSIITFSDGFVFKVGSHQLKIMETPGHTPGSSCIVGDGFILTGDTLFRMSIGRMDFGGNEEDMIRSLKKLSQMKESTRIYPGHGDPSDIRYELLNNFYFQNVANKNSLY; translated from the coding sequence TTGAAACTTTTAAAGATCAGGAAGATCACAGTTGGTCCACTGATGACGGACTGCTATATACTGTCAAATTCAGATGAATGTGTTATAGTTGATGCAGGAGGAAATCCTGAAAAGATAATAGAAGAAATTGAAAAGTTCAATCTGAAGCCAAAATTTATCATTGCCACACATGGTCACTTCGACCATTTTCTGGCAGCAAGAGAAATACAGAGGAAGTATGATATTCCATTTTATATCAACGAAAAGGATAAAGAAATGCTTCAATCAAAAGATTATTCGGCGGAGCATTTCATAAAGGGTTTAAAGGCAGAAATTCCCGACAGCATTATAACATTCAGTGATGGATTCGTATTCAAGGTTGGGAGTCACCAGTTGAAAATTATGGAAACTCCTGGGCACACACCTGGAAGTTCCTGTATAGTTGGAGACGGCTTCATACTCACCGGAGACACGTTATTCAGAATGTCCATAGGAAGAATGGATTTTGGAGGTAATGAAGAAGACATGATCAGAAGTCTGAAAAAACTTTCCCAGATGAAGGAGTCTACAAGAATATATCCGGGCCATGGTGATCCGAGTGATATACGTTATGAGCTGCTAAACAATTTTTATTTCCAGAATGTTGCAAACAAAAACAGTTTATATTGA